From one Paenibacillus terrae HPL-003 genomic stretch:
- a CDS encoding alpha-glycosidase: MLLEAIYHHPKRNWAFGYDDATLYLRLRAKKNDLTAVHALTGDKYDWDRTRQLIPMSKFATDGRFDYYQCTVKPTHRRLKYGFLLEDEEEQLWMNENDFTTQEPQNADGLFQYPFLNPIDILKPPAWVKDAVFYQIFPERFANGDPSISPEGAETWGDTPRTDNFFGGDLQGIIDHLDHLNELGINALYMTPVFKATTNHKYDTEDYMEVDPHFGDKETLKKLVAACHDRGIRVLFDAVFNHSGRTFKPFVDVLEKGEASLYKDWFHVHSFPLEVVDDTPTYDTFGLEPMMPKLNTEHPEVKKYLLKVAKYWIDEIGIDGWRLDVADEVDHAFWREFRTTVKQANPDAYILGEMWNESSEWLQGDQFDATMNYPFTYAVNDFFVKKESDAQSFAFAIGRQLARYPQQASEVAFNLLDSHDTPRLLTLCGDDKRLMRLAALFQFTYMGAPCIYYGDEIGLDGDADPGCRKCMEWDPDKQDRELFDFYRELIALRKEHSALRAAGSLTFLEAEPEGASLAYERRSEEEMLLVLFNRSGKSHVFELDIPEQDWELAFGESQWSAGAKGFRAELPAYGYAVLKATPRARVE; encoded by the coding sequence ATGCTGCTGGAAGCGATATACCACCATCCGAAGCGTAATTGGGCTTTTGGTTATGATGATGCAACCCTATATTTACGGCTTCGTGCGAAGAAAAATGACCTAACCGCTGTGCACGCTCTCACCGGGGACAAATACGACTGGGATCGTACCCGACAGCTCATTCCGATGTCCAAATTCGCCACCGACGGCAGATTTGATTACTATCAATGTACTGTAAAGCCCACTCATCGCCGGCTGAAATATGGATTTTTGCTGGAAGACGAAGAAGAACAATTATGGATGAACGAGAACGACTTTACCACCCAAGAACCTCAAAATGCAGATGGCCTGTTCCAATACCCGTTTTTGAATCCAATTGATATTCTCAAACCACCTGCATGGGTGAAGGATGCGGTTTTTTATCAGATTTTCCCGGAACGCTTTGCGAACGGTGACCCCTCTATTAGCCCGGAAGGTGCCGAGACATGGGGTGACACGCCGCGAACCGACAATTTTTTTGGCGGCGATCTCCAGGGAATCATAGATCATCTGGACCACCTAAACGAGCTGGGGATTAACGCCCTGTATATGACGCCTGTCTTCAAGGCGACGACCAATCATAAATACGATACCGAGGATTATATGGAGGTGGACCCGCATTTTGGGGACAAGGAGACGTTAAAAAAACTGGTGGCCGCCTGCCACGATCGGGGAATCCGGGTACTGTTCGATGCAGTGTTCAACCATTCGGGACGTACCTTTAAGCCGTTCGTGGACGTGCTGGAAAAAGGCGAAGCCTCGCTTTACAAGGACTGGTTCCACGTACATAGCTTCCCGCTGGAAGTGGTGGATGATACACCAACCTACGATACCTTCGGGCTGGAGCCAATGATGCCCAAGCTGAATACCGAGCATCCTGAGGTGAAGAAGTACCTGCTGAAGGTGGCAAAATATTGGATCGATGAGATTGGCATCGACGGGTGGCGGCTGGATGTGGCAGACGAGGTGGACCACGCCTTTTGGCGGGAGTTCCGCACCACGGTCAAGCAGGCCAACCCGGATGCGTACATTCTGGGTGAAATGTGGAATGAATCCTCTGAATGGCTACAGGGTGACCAGTTCGATGCGACGATGAATTATCCGTTCACTTATGCGGTGAATGATTTTTTCGTCAAAAAAGAGTCCGATGCCCAAAGCTTCGCTTTTGCTATCGGACGGCAGCTGGCCCGCTATCCGCAGCAGGCCTCTGAAGTGGCCTTCAATCTGCTGGATAGCCACGACACACCGCGCCTTCTGACGCTGTGTGGCGATGACAAGCGGCTGATGCGGCTGGCCGCTCTGTTCCAATTCACGTACATGGGCGCGCCCTGCATTTATTATGGTGATGAAATCGGTCTGGATGGAGATGCCGACCCAGGCTGCCGCAAGTGCATGGAGTGGGACCCTGACAAGCAGGACCGCGAGCTGTTCGACTTTTACCGCGAGCTGATTGCGCTGCGTAAGGAGCACTCGGCGCTGCGTGCTGCGGGAAGCCTCACTTTCCTGGAGGCAGAGCCGGAAGGCGCATCCCTTGCCTATGAGCGCCGCAGCGAGGAAGAGATGCTGCTCGTGCTGTTTAACCGTTCCGGTAAGAGCCACGTGTTTGAGCTGGACATTCCCGAGCAGGATTGGGAATTGGCTTTTGGCGAAAGCCAGTGGTCCGCAGGAGCGAAGGGCTTCCGCGCTGAGCTTCCAGCCTACGGCTACGCCGTGCTGAAGGCAACGCCTAGGGCGCGGGTGGAATAG
- a CDS encoding response regulator transcription factor, giving the protein MKTNVLYIEDDLDIGAWMHQYLEERNYAVVWLRSGDGAVEASHTCQLVILDVMLPGLDGFTIGKRLKKERPELPILMLSARASIDDKLQGLDFADDYVTKPFHPDELIARMEVLLRRSGTVPEESLQLGHLTVYPPDNRIVNRDTGEEITLTGKQYHIFAYLLRHLGQIMTKEQMYEAVWGDPYIDGDKTLMVHIRHLREKLEADPATPHIIETIRGVGYRVKA; this is encoded by the coding sequence ATGAAAACAAATGTGTTATATATCGAGGACGATCTGGATATCGGCGCTTGGATGCATCAGTACTTGGAAGAGCGGAATTACGCTGTGGTGTGGCTACGCAGCGGGGATGGAGCTGTGGAAGCATCCCATACATGCCAGCTTGTGATTCTGGATGTGATGCTACCCGGTCTGGATGGATTTACGATTGGAAAACGGCTCAAGAAGGAGCGGCCGGAGCTCCCGATTCTTATGCTGTCAGCCCGAGCCTCCATTGATGATAAGCTGCAAGGGCTGGATTTTGCCGACGATTATGTGACGAAGCCCTTTCATCCGGACGAGCTGATTGCACGTATGGAGGTTTTACTGCGTCGATCAGGTACGGTGCCCGAGGAATCCTTGCAGTTGGGGCATCTGACAGTGTACCCTCCCGATAACCGTATTGTGAACCGTGATACCGGGGAAGAAATTACGCTGACAGGCAAGCAATATCATATTTTCGCTTATTTGCTACGGCATTTGGGCCAGATTATGACGAAGGAGCAAATGTATGAAGCCGTGTGGGGGGATCCATATATCGACGGGGACAAAACCTTAATGGTTCACATCCGGCATCTGCGTGAAAAGCTAGAGGCTGATCCTGCCACTCCCCACATCATTGAGACGATCCGTGGTGTAGGCTATCGGGTGAAGGCATAA
- a CDS encoding sensor histidine kinase, which yields MNGLRNGTRFRNSLLFRYLIILVVAMMLLPIMLPAMLIVSSVLSAWVTDMKPANSHYLSSSRTEDSWHREAIALKGATPEQISIHLRKIQGDTFPDSQIFWVDSAGKTRLELPTQPDVPKQWDATQAVVFMKKAMNSDLFTVVSFIGGGQKNTNQGYMVLKIPRSFFDQQRTDNSMMLYYLFFILLILAAFIFVSLLFFGGIRRRLVRLQVAMSQRGEDGLPILVSTGRPDEIGKLEEAFNQMVEQLAESRGRERQEEELRKRLVADLSHDIRTPLTVVRSHLYTLDDESLSDRGKRSISLMENKLKDLGSLIDNLLAYNLLSSGKYTLNNEPRDILRLVRECAANWYPVWEKEGFEVDIDLPEHSIVWKVDEQGFRRLLDNLFQNVVRHAASGRYIGIHVEEHNGKEALVITDKGPGMEQQSNEKGAGIGLAITELLAREMDLERDIVSSSAGTQIRFLNKT from the coding sequence ATGAACGGACTGCGCAATGGAACACGTTTCCGAAATTCACTGTTGTTCCGCTATCTGATTATTCTTGTGGTTGCCATGATGCTATTGCCGATTATGCTGCCTGCTATGTTAATTGTAAGTAGTGTCTTGTCTGCTTGGGTTACGGATATGAAGCCTGCTAATTCACATTATCTCTCCAGTTCCCGGACCGAGGATAGCTGGCATCGTGAGGCCATAGCCTTAAAAGGAGCCACCCCGGAGCAAATTTCAATCCATTTACGCAAAATACAGGGAGATACTTTTCCTGATTCACAGATATTTTGGGTGGATTCAGCGGGGAAAACAAGGCTGGAGCTACCCACACAACCTGACGTTCCAAAGCAATGGGACGCGACGCAGGCTGTTGTATTTATGAAAAAAGCCATGAATTCAGACTTATTTACCGTGGTTTCATTTATTGGCGGTGGTCAGAAGAACACCAATCAGGGCTATATGGTATTAAAAATTCCTCGCTCGTTCTTTGATCAGCAGCGTACGGACAATAGCATGATGCTGTACTACCTCTTTTTTATTTTACTGATACTTGCAGCTTTTATATTCGTATCTCTCCTGTTTTTTGGAGGCATTCGGCGCAGACTGGTGCGGCTTCAGGTAGCTATGTCGCAACGGGGAGAGGATGGGTTGCCCATTCTTGTCAGCACCGGACGGCCGGATGAAATCGGCAAGCTGGAGGAAGCGTTCAATCAGATGGTCGAGCAACTGGCTGAGAGCCGGGGACGTGAGCGCCAAGAGGAAGAACTGCGAAAAAGGCTGGTCGCTGATCTGTCACACGATATTCGGACGCCGCTTACGGTCGTGCGCAGCCACCTGTACACATTGGACGACGAAAGCCTGAGTGACAGGGGAAAACGGTCTATTTCATTGATGGAAAACAAGCTAAAAGACCTCGGAAGTCTGATCGACAACCTGCTCGCCTATAATCTTCTTTCCAGCGGAAAGTACACATTGAATAACGAACCGCGTGATATCCTGCGGCTGGTACGGGAGTGTGCGGCCAACTGGTATCCGGTTTGGGAGAAGGAAGGCTTTGAAGTGGATATCGACTTGCCTGAGCATAGTATCGTGTGGAAGGTCGATGAGCAGGGTTTCCGCCGTTTACTGGACAATCTCTTTCAAAATGTAGTTCGCCACGCCGCCTCAGGCCGATATATCGGTATCCATGTAGAGGAACATAACGGGAAAGAGGCATTAGTCATTACGGATAAAGGACCGGGAATGGAGCAGCAATCCAATGAGAAAGGGGCCGGGATTGGCTTGGCGATTACTGAATTGTTGGCTCGTGAAATGGATCTGGAGAGGGATATTGTCAGTTCATCCGCCGGGACACAAATCCGTTTTTTAAACAAAACTTAA